Proteins encoded in a region of the Psychromicrobium lacuslunae genome:
- a CDS encoding M23 family metallopeptidase encodes MSESGLPRHGRRSAVQPLNDAVRQRSALPDASTDISMATPVPLPLRPRDAARRARQRVEVARPELFAALPAAPAERGRRRAAAVATQRSSLTSLTSLTSPKVLQRTGIGLAAASLALAVLIPSAGASIAPASSTTPMAQSGSGPVSADPGVELSFSRPNSTSSMDPDGKLHQALSVSAAKVAPAAAKGSLSAPLTKLVPSSPFGYRVNPLTGAMGELHTGQDFAIACGTDVYAAAGGTVTFAGWHSGGGGNRVVVDHGNGLSTSYNHNSSLLVKVGQKVERGDKVALSGTTGASTGCHLHFEVMINDKTVDPMGWL; translated from the coding sequence TTGAGCGAATCAGGACTCCCACGTCACGGTCGGCGTAGCGCTGTGCAACCACTCAATGATGCTGTTCGTCAGCGCAGTGCGCTGCCCGACGCCTCGACGGATATTTCGATGGCTACTCCCGTGCCCCTGCCTTTGCGGCCCCGCGACGCTGCGCGGCGCGCTCGGCAACGAGTCGAGGTTGCACGTCCGGAGCTTTTCGCCGCCCTGCCGGCAGCGCCTGCCGAGCGGGGTCGTCGTCGTGCCGCCGCAGTGGCTACCCAACGGAGTTCGCTGACTTCGCTGACTTCACTGACCTCCCCAAAAGTTCTGCAACGCACCGGCATTGGGCTGGCAGCGGCCTCCTTAGCGCTCGCCGTGCTGATTCCTAGCGCTGGCGCCAGTATCGCTCCGGCATCTTCGACCACGCCGATGGCGCAGAGCGGTTCCGGGCCAGTCAGCGCCGACCCCGGCGTCGAACTGAGCTTCAGTCGGCCGAATTCGACTAGCAGCATGGACCCCGACGGCAAGCTGCACCAGGCCTTGAGCGTCTCAGCTGCGAAAGTGGCTCCCGCAGCCGCTAAGGGTAGTCTTTCCGCGCCCTTGACGAAGCTAGTACCAAGTTCTCCGTTCGGATATCGAGTGAACCCGCTGACCGGCGCGATGGGCGAGTTGCATACCGGTCAAGACTTTGCGATTGCTTGCGGCACAGATGTTTATGCTGCTGCTGGCGGCACTGTGACCTTCGCCGGCTGGCATTCAGGCGGAGGCGGCAACCGGGTGGTTGTCGATCATGGCAATGGCCTGTCCACTAGCTATAACCACAACAGCTCATTGTTGGTCAAGGTGGGGCAGAAAGTGGAGCGCGGTGACAAGGTCGCGCTCAGTGGGACGACCGGTGCCTCAACCGGTTGCCACCTGCATTTCGAAGTGATGATTAACGACAAAACTGTTGACCCAATGGGCTGGCTGTAA